In the genome of Polaribacter atrinae, one region contains:
- the hemA gene encoding glutamyl-tRNA reductase produces the protein MQEHRQEHFYNIGVSYKKADANTRGKFSLSKENQISLLKLSKMRGHKGVFIISTCNRTEISGFAERPCQLIELLCEFSEGTIQEFSKVSNVYKNQEAIHQLFRIGTGLESQILGDYEIVGQLRQSYKIAKSLKTTNAYSERLINSVLQASKRVKNETRLSSGTTSVSYAAIQYLIKNLPGYNSKNILVFGLGKMGKHTCKNLAEYTQNKTVCLINRTEEKTTEFVKEHATIRKAVIENLSDEIEKADVLIVSTGADKPTITKELIAKNKELLILDLSMPENVAKDVADFDGITLVNIDELSKITDETLAVRQQEVPYAEAIIETHKAEFNEWLNHRRFTPAIAALKKSLENITNDEINFQKKKIAGFDENQAEILTSRFIQKITTQFVKHLKDEETSVSQSLQVINKVFKS, from the coding sequence ATGCAAGAGCACAGGCAAGAGCACTTTTATAATATTGGCGTTAGTTACAAGAAAGCAGATGCTAACACACGTGGAAAATTTTCTTTATCCAAAGAAAATCAAATTTCATTGTTAAAACTTTCAAAAATGAGAGGGCATAAAGGGGTCTTTATAATCTCTACCTGCAACAGAACAGAAATAAGTGGTTTTGCAGAACGTCCATGTCAATTAATAGAATTGTTATGTGAGTTTTCTGAAGGAACCATTCAAGAGTTTTCTAAAGTTTCTAATGTTTATAAAAATCAAGAAGCAATACATCAGTTGTTTAGAATTGGTACCGGATTAGAAAGTCAGATTTTAGGTGATTATGAAATTGTAGGACAATTAAGACAGTCGTACAAAATAGCAAAATCGTTAAAAACGACCAATGCGTATTCAGAAAGATTGATTAACTCTGTACTACAAGCTAGTAAAAGGGTTAAAAATGAAACAAGATTAAGTTCTGGAACAACTTCTGTTTCTTATGCCGCTATACAATATCTAATTAAAAATTTACCAGGTTACAATTCTAAAAACATTTTAGTTTTTGGTTTGGGTAAAATGGGAAAACATACTTGTAAAAACTTAGCAGAATACACACAAAACAAAACTGTTTGTTTAATCAATAGAACTGAAGAAAAAACAACAGAATTTGTAAAAGAACATGCTACTATTAGAAAAGCTGTTATAGAAAACTTATCTGACGAAATTGAAAAAGCAGATGTTTTAATTGTTTCTACAGGAGCAGACAAACCTACTATTACAAAAGAACTTATTGCTAAGAATAAAGAATTGTTAATTTTAGATCTATCGATGCCTGAAAATGTGGCAAAAGATGTTGCTGATTTTGATGGTATTACTTTAGTAAATATAGATGAGCTTTCTAAAATTACAGATGAAACTTTAGCGGTACGTCAACAAGAAGTACCGTATGCAGAAGCAATTATAGAAACACATAAAGCAGAGTTTAATGAATGGTTAAATCATAGAAGATTTACGCCTGCAATTGCTGCTTTAAAGAAATCATTAGAAAATATTACAAACGACGAAATTAACTTTCAGAAGAAAAAAATTGCTGGTTTTGATGAAAATCAGGCAGAAATTTTAACTTCACGTTTTATACAGAAAATAACCACCCAATTTGTGAAACACTTAAAAGATGAAGAAACATCTGTTTCACAAAGCCTACAAGTAATTAATAAGGTTTTTAAATCTTAA
- the hemB gene encoding porphobilinogen synthase gives MFRTRRLRKTEGIRRLVRETKVSVDDFIYPLFIEEGENIEAEIVSMPGIKRFSLDRISKELDEVVELDIPAVLLFGIPSTKDEKGTETWNDNGIMQQAIRFIKKNYPSLYVITDVCFCEYTSHGHCGIIHDNDVDNDATLVNIAKQVISHAKAGVDMVAPSGMMDGTIDMIRQSLDNTGFVNLPIMAYAVKYSSAFYGPFRDAADSAPTFGDRRTYQMDPANRDEGMREATFDDQEGADILMVKPALSYLDIIRDLKNNFDRPIACYNVSGEYAMVKAAAEKGWIDGEKVMMESLLSMKRAGADIIITYFAKEAAKVLLKK, from the coding sequence ATGTTCAGAACTAGAAGATTAAGAAAAACAGAAGGAATTAGAAGATTAGTTAGAGAAACTAAGGTATCTGTAGACGATTTTATTTATCCTCTTTTTATTGAAGAAGGAGAAAACATAGAGGCAGAAATTGTTTCTATGCCAGGAATCAAACGTTTTTCTTTAGATAGAATTTCTAAGGAATTAGATGAGGTTGTTGAACTAGATATTCCGGCTGTTTTATTATTCGGAATTCCATCTACAAAAGATGAAAAAGGAACAGAGACTTGGAATGATAACGGAATTATGCAACAAGCAATTCGTTTTATCAAGAAAAATTATCCGAGTTTATATGTAATTACAGACGTATGTTTCTGTGAATATACTTCTCATGGTCATTGCGGAATTATACACGACAATGATGTTGATAATGACGCTACCTTAGTAAATATTGCAAAACAAGTTATTTCGCATGCAAAAGCAGGTGTAGATATGGTTGCACCATCAGGAATGATGGATGGAACGATTGATATGATTCGTCAGTCTTTAGATAATACCGGTTTTGTAAACTTACCTATTATGGCATATGCTGTAAAATATTCTTCAGCTTTTTACGGTCCTTTTAGAGACGCAGCAGATTCTGCGCCAACTTTTGGAGACAGAAGAACATACCAAATGGATCCTGCAAATAGAGATGAAGGGATGCGAGAAGCAACTTTTGATGATCAAGAAGGAGCCGATATTTTAATGGTAAAACCAGCATTATCTTATTTAGATATTATAAGAGATTTAAAAAACAATTTTGATCGTCCGATTGCTTGTTATAATGTAAGTGGAGAATATGCAATGGTAAAAGCCGCTGCAGAAAAAGGTTGGATTGATGGCGAAAAAGTAATGATGGAAAGTTTACTGTCTATGAAAAGAGCAGGAGCAGATATTATTATTACGTACTTTGCAAAGGAAGCAGCTAAGGTTCTGTTGAAAAAATAA
- a CDS encoding TrmH family RNA methyltransferase has protein sequence MEQLTHYDIENNQKQFPITIVCDAIRTPENIGMCFRISESFGVQKIYFHENSPSTENRIVKKTARNTVNQIQHEVYTNFDLLIHQLKQEGNTIIGIEITDKSIDIQNFNFKNHEKIVLLLGSERNGIENVDLLDHTIAIPMFGRNSSMNVIHSLAITLYEVTNQLTVSKNKI, from the coding sequence TTGGAACAATTAACACATTACGACATAGAAAATAATCAAAAGCAATTTCCTATAACAATTGTTTGCGATGCTATTAGAACACCTGAAAACATAGGAATGTGTTTTAGAATTTCGGAAAGTTTTGGAGTACAAAAAATTTATTTTCATGAGAACTCACCTTCTACAGAAAATAGAATTGTAAAAAAGACAGCAAGAAACACGGTAAACCAAATTCAGCATGAAGTTTATACTAATTTTGATTTACTGATTCACCAATTAAAGCAAGAAGGAAACACCATTATTGGTATAGAAATTACTGATAAAAGTATCGATATTCAAAATTTTAATTTTAAAAATCATGAAAAAATCGTATTACTTTTGGGAAGTGAAAGAAACGGAATTGAAAATGTAGATTTATTAGACCATACCATTGCAATACCAATGTTTGGTAGAAACTCTAGCATGAATGTTATACACAGTTTAGCAATCACTTTGTATGAAGTTACTAATCAACTAACAGTAAGCAAAAATAAAATATAA
- the hemC gene encoding hydroxymethylbilane synthase, producing the protein MQKIIKIGTRDSQLALWQANKVRKELKELGYESEIVPIKSFGDIVLDKPLYELGVTGVFTKNLDVAMLNGDIDIAVHSLKDVPTVLPEGIIQAAVLKRADYIDLLVLKDNEEFFGQPDGIIATGSIRRKAMWLDRYPTHKVEGIRGNVNTRLEKLANSETWNGAIFAAAGLERLGLREAEAIPLTWMVPAPAQGAIMVACLEKDDFVRDACEQINHYETKVCVGIEREFLNLLEGGCTAPIGALAYIDARTEEVVFKGVLLKKDGSKKITVTKNAKMGSHRYLAKDCADYVINKGGKELMQEDAAETVAPLQNIFSTKKLSELQKEIVSETIGVKDSDFIKIRFNRIPAKVMKNEIENVIITSQNGVEALLNSFTKDEMNFKNIYCVGRRTKKLIENRIGKVAHAAKNAKKLAEYLAEELETKKVTYFCSNLRLDVLPASLKARDIQVTEVEAYKTMLSSEKIDDEVSGVLFYSPSGIESYLEENNPDRIAFCIGETTAVEARKYFEKVEVANMPSVDSLLELVNTYFSKE; encoded by the coding sequence ATGCAGAAAATAATTAAAATAGGAACTCGCGATAGCCAATTAGCGCTTTGGCAAGCTAACAAAGTGCGCAAAGAATTAAAGGAGTTGGGCTATGAGTCTGAGATAGTACCTATAAAATCTTTTGGAGATATTGTTTTAGATAAACCTTTATATGAGTTAGGTGTTACAGGTGTATTTACTAAGAATTTAGATGTTGCTATGTTAAATGGTGATATTGATATTGCTGTACATTCTCTTAAAGATGTACCTACTGTTTTACCAGAAGGTATCATACAAGCTGCAGTTTTAAAGCGTGCAGATTATATAGATTTATTGGTTTTAAAAGATAACGAAGAGTTTTTTGGACAACCAGATGGTATTATCGCTACAGGTAGTATCCGTAGAAAAGCAATGTGGTTAGACCGTTATCCTACGCATAAAGTAGAAGGAATAAGAGGAAATGTAAATACAAGATTAGAAAAATTAGCCAATAGTGAAACTTGGAATGGAGCAATTTTTGCTGCTGCAGGATTAGAACGTTTAGGTTTAAGAGAAGCAGAAGCAATTCCGTTAACATGGATGGTTCCTGCACCAGCACAAGGGGCTATTATGGTTGCTTGTTTAGAAAAAGATGATTTTGTAAGAGATGCTTGTGAACAAATTAATCATTACGAAACTAAGGTTTGTGTTGGCATAGAAAGAGAATTTTTAAACCTTTTAGAAGGTGGTTGTACTGCGCCAATTGGAGCTTTGGCTTATATTGATGCAAGAACAGAAGAAGTAGTTTTTAAAGGAGTTTTATTAAAAAAAGACGGTTCTAAGAAAATTACAGTTACTAAGAATGCAAAAATGGGAAGCCATCGTTATTTGGCTAAAGATTGTGCAGATTATGTAATTAATAAAGGTGGTAAAGAATTAATGCAAGAAGATGCAGCAGAAACTGTAGCACCTTTGCAAAATATCTTTTCTACGAAGAAGCTTTCTGAGCTTCAAAAAGAAATTGTTTCTGAAACTATTGGTGTAAAAGATAGCGATTTTATTAAAATTCGTTTTAATAGAATTCCTGCTAAGGTGATGAAAAACGAAATAGAAAACGTTATTATCACAAGTCAGAATGGAGTAGAAGCGTTGTTAAATTCTTTCACAAAAGATGAAATGAATTTTAAGAACATTTACTGTGTAGGTAGAAGAACAAAAAAGCTAATTGAAAATAGAATTGGTAAAGTAGCACATGCTGCAAAAAATGCTAAGAAATTAGCAGAATATTTAGCAGAAGAATTAGAAACTAAAAAAGTAACTTATTTTTGTAGTAATCTAAGATTAGATGTGTTACCAGCTTCTTTAAAAGCAAGAGATATTCAAGTAACTGAAGTAGAGGCTTACAAGACCATGCTAAGTTCAGAAAAAATTGATGATGAAGTTTCTGGAGTTTTATTTTATAGTCCATCAGGAATTGAAAGCTATTTAGAAGAAAATAACCCAGATAGAATTGCTTTTTGTATTGGAGAAACAACTGCCGTAGAAGCAAGAAAATATTTTGAGAAAGTTGAGGTAGCAAACATGCCAAGTGTAGATAGCCTTTTAGAGTTGGTAAACACTTATTTCTCTAAAGAATAA
- a CDS encoding AraC family transcriptional regulator: MFKNVGESTFEEITLEKGFYVLHFQNESKEVHNFERKINNAFIQIHFCLRGKSKFLFNNGSYSFDVLDNRAILLYNPQGVLPINLEIQPKTTLVSLLISIEKFHSLFSKESGYIPFLSDENSNKKYYDDTEIKPTVSIILQQIINSKTNSSIRELYVRGKVYELLSIHFQKEENPEGEFCPFLVDEQNVLKIRKAKEIIIARMAEPPGLQELANEIGLNIKKLKEGFKQIYGDTVFSFLFDYKMEYARKLLESNQYNVNEVGVKVGYSTSSHFIAAFKKKFGTTPKKYVMSLKE, translated from the coding sequence ATGTTTAAAAATGTCGGAGAAAGTACGTTTGAAGAAATTACTTTAGAGAAAGGTTTTTATGTACTTCATTTTCAGAATGAAAGTAAAGAAGTACATAACTTTGAAAGAAAAATTAATAATGCATTTATACAAATTCATTTTTGTTTAAGAGGTAAATCTAAATTTTTATTTAATAATGGCAGCTACTCTTTTGATGTTCTAGACAATAGAGCAATTCTATTATACAACCCACAAGGAGTTTTACCTATCAATTTAGAAATTCAACCCAAAACAACATTGGTTTCGTTATTAATTTCTATAGAGAAATTTCACTCGTTATTTTCTAAAGAGTCTGGTTACATTCCTTTTTTAAGTGATGAAAACAGCAACAAGAAGTATTATGACGACACAGAAATTAAACCTACTGTTTCTATTATTTTACAGCAAATTATAAATTCTAAAACAAATAGTTCTATTAGAGAATTATATGTTAGAGGAAAAGTTTACGAATTATTAAGTATCCATTTTCAAAAAGAAGAAAACCCAGAAGGTGAATTTTGTCCTTTTTTAGTAGATGAACAAAATGTATTAAAAATTAGAAAAGCAAAAGAAATTATCATTGCTAGAATGGCAGAACCACCAGGTTTGCAAGAATTAGCAAATGAAATTGGTCTAAATATCAAAAAATTAAAAGAAGGGTTTAAACAGATTTATGGAGATACCGTTTTTAGTTTTCTTTTTGATTACAAAATGGAGTACGCTAGAAAATTATTAGAAAGTAATCAATATAATGTGAATGAAGTTGGTGTAAAAGTAGGCTACAGCACCTCTAGCCACTTTATTGCAGCCTTTAAAAAGAAGTTTGGCACAACGCCAAAGAAGTATGTAATGAGCTTAAAAGAGTAA
- the hemL gene encoding glutamate-1-semialdehyde 2,1-aminomutase, with translation MKFEKSEKLYKKGLKHLVGAVNSPVRAFSSVGGNPLFIKKAKGTKITDVDGNKYIDLVLSYGPMILGHRHKKVQKAVEKALKNGYSFGASTENEIKLAKIVCDAFPGMDKVRFVNSGTEAVLSGIRLARAFTGRDKIIKFAGCYHGHQDALLVAAGSGLATLSLPGSKGVPEGAVKNTLISNFNDLDSVKKHFENDDNIAGVIIEPIAGNMGVVVPENNFLVELKAYLETKGALLIADEVMTGFRSKFGGAQELLGVEADITCLGKVIGGGFPVGAYGAREEIMQEVAPLGGMYQAGTLSGNPIAMAGGISTLTELKKQDPYKKFEETASILEVILLETAKKYNVALTVNRFGSMLNPFFVNSEVTNFVKAQLSDTKKFAVFFWEMIKNGVFLPPSQFEAWFLSSALSDKDIKKIAEAVDKSMLAVSKM, from the coding sequence ATGAAATTCGAAAAATCAGAAAAATTATATAAAAAAGGATTAAAACATCTTGTTGGAGCCGTAAATTCTCCAGTAAGAGCATTTTCTTCAGTTGGTGGAAATCCTTTATTTATCAAAAAGGCAAAAGGAACTAAAATTACAGATGTTGATGGTAACAAATATATAGATTTAGTACTTTCTTACGGACCAATGATTTTAGGTCACAGACATAAAAAAGTACAAAAAGCTGTTGAAAAAGCATTAAAAAACGGATATTCTTTTGGAGCATCCACAGAAAATGAAATTAAGTTAGCAAAAATAGTTTGTGATGCTTTTCCGGGAATGGATAAAGTCCGTTTTGTAAATTCTGGTACAGAAGCTGTATTAAGCGGAATCCGTTTGGCAAGAGCATTTACCGGAAGAGATAAAATTATAAAATTTGCAGGTTGTTACCATGGGCACCAAGATGCTTTATTAGTCGCTGCAGGTTCTGGTTTGGCTACATTGAGTTTACCTGGTTCTAAAGGAGTGCCAGAAGGCGCTGTAAAAAACACGTTAATTTCTAACTTTAACGATTTAGATAGTGTAAAAAAACATTTTGAAAACGACGATAATATTGCAGGTGTAATTATTGAACCAATTGCTGGTAATATGGGCGTTGTTGTTCCTGAAAATAATTTCTTAGTAGAATTAAAAGCCTACTTAGAAACTAAAGGAGCTTTATTAATTGCTGATGAAGTAATGACAGGATTCCGTTCTAAATTTGGTGGAGCGCAAGAATTATTAGGAGTAGAGGCAGATATTACGTGTTTAGGTAAAGTTATTGGTGGAGGTTTCCCAGTAGGAGCTTATGGAGCAAGAGAAGAAATTATGCAAGAAGTTGCCCCTTTAGGCGGCATGTATCAAGCAGGGACGTTAAGTGGTAATCCAATTGCAATGGCAGGAGGGATATCAACTTTAACAGAATTGAAGAAACAAGATCCGTATAAAAAGTTCGAAGAAACGGCTAGTATTTTAGAAGTGATTTTATTAGAAACTGCTAAGAAATACAATGTAGCTTTAACTGTAAATAGATTTGGTTCTATGCTGAATCCTTTCTTTGTAAATAGTGAAGTGACTAATTTTGTTAAAGCACAATTATCTGACACAAAAAAGTTTGCAGTTTTCTTTTGGGAAATGATCAAAAATGGAGTTTTCTTACCTCCAAGTCAGTTTGAAGCATGGTTTTTATCATCAGCTTTATCAGACAAGGATATTAAGAAAATAGCAGAGGCTGTAGATAAAAGTATGTTAGCTGTTTCAAAAATGTAA